In a single window of the Paenibacillus sp. MMS20-IR301 genome:
- a CDS encoding ATP-dependent DNA helicase: MYDRFPRIGLRERTGQQDMSLDIADAYLNGRNAIIEAGVGIGKSFGYLIPGLLINRMSGQPVVIATSSIQLSEQIHKDLRIIGSRLGFNTVRAAVGKGMGQYACRQRAAELYRPEDTSGPLTALAGRIVNYEIDERADIKGGISDAEWSNVCVNDCSFERCHYRSSCRFYDMRAKINARAGEIDFIIVNQDLLIRDLIKKKEGTRGIISERPAMIIIDEAHNLESKVRDARTLEFTYRRSCRILDDVLQLLLKQSGDRSLFAGSKLIKNSLERIFKGIEGDLLRAAGQDTDRIKVPKPSGVPLDRVSRELKDLSLGLSVLTSRQEREIDDAFEALNGLIDLFAVLAGAEDNYLIWASRPLREATISICPKAISRFLKHTLFKGRTPVILTSATLCQGGDTLEEQYAYLAQSLGFTGEYMERQASPFDYQSHAMMYISDKVPYYRHDRREQYLEAAYAELVKLCNLTEGRTLVLFSAKEDMKYIHSRLGAEADGFQWELHMQQEGASQDGVIADFRRSKGVLLSTGVFWEGVNIEGSDLSQVIIFRLPFPVPADPIYEYKAESAANPLQEVFVPDMLLRLRQGTGRLIRSESDLGVLSILDSRLSAAARKDYRSRVLGTLPFKKVTEDFSVLEKFVRAKGIKRTV, encoded by the coding sequence ATGTACGACCGCTTCCCCCGGATCGGCCTCCGGGAGCGGACAGGCCAGCAGGATATGTCACTGGATATCGCTGATGCTTATCTGAATGGCCGTAATGCCATAATTGAAGCCGGGGTGGGCATCGGCAAGTCATTCGGATATCTGATTCCCGGACTGCTCATTAACCGGATGTCGGGGCAGCCGGTTGTGATCGCTACCTCATCCATCCAGCTGTCGGAGCAGATTCATAAGGATCTTAGAATCATCGGCAGCCGCCTCGGATTCAACACCGTCCGGGCCGCCGTCGGCAAAGGCATGGGCCAGTACGCCTGCCGGCAGAGGGCTGCTGAGCTGTACAGGCCGGAGGATACCAGCGGTCCCCTCACGGCTCTTGCCGGGCGGATTGTCAATTACGAAATTGATGAACGGGCGGATATCAAAGGCGGAATCAGCGATGCCGAGTGGTCGAATGTATGCGTCAATGACTGCAGCTTCGAGCGCTGCCATTACCGGAGCAGCTGCCGGTTCTACGATATGCGGGCGAAGATTAACGCCAGAGCCGGTGAGATCGACTTCATCATTGTGAACCAGGACCTGCTGATCCGCGATCTGATTAAGAAAAAAGAAGGCACCCGGGGCATCATCTCTGAACGCCCGGCGATGATCATTATCGATGAAGCGCATAATCTGGAGTCCAAGGTGCGGGATGCCCGCACGCTTGAATTCACTTACCGGCGCTCCTGCCGGATTCTCGATGATGTACTGCAGCTTCTGCTGAAGCAATCCGGCGACAGAAGCCTCTTCGCCGGGTCCAAATTGATCAAAAACAGTCTCGAGCGGATCTTCAAAGGCATAGAAGGTGATCTGCTCCGGGCAGCCGGGCAGGATACCGACCGGATTAAAGTGCCGAAGCCTTCCGGCGTCCCGCTTGACCGGGTATCGCGTGAGCTTAAGGATCTCAGCCTGGGCCTCTCGGTGCTGACCTCCCGGCAGGAGCGGGAGATTGATGATGCCTTTGAAGCGCTGAACGGGCTGATTGACTTATTTGCCGTCCTCGCCGGTGCAGAGGATAACTATCTGATCTGGGCCAGCCGCCCCCTGCGGGAAGCTACCATCAGCATCTGTCCCAAAGCCATCAGCCGGTTCCTGAAGCATACTTTATTCAAAGGCAGGACACCCGTCATTCTTACATCAGCAACCCTGTGCCAGGGCGGGGATACGCTGGAGGAGCAATATGCTTATTTGGCGCAATCTCTTGGATTTACAGGGGAGTACATGGAACGCCAGGCCTCCCCGTTCGATTATCAGAGCCATGCCATGATGTATATCTCGGATAAGGTTCCGTACTACCGCCATGACCGGCGTGAGCAATACCTTGAGGCCGCCTATGCTGAACTGGTTAAGCTCTGTAATCTGACAGAGGGCAGAACACTGGTCCTCTTCTCCGCCAAGGAGGATATGAAGTACATCCATTCCAGACTGGGGGCAGAAGCGGACGGGTTCCAATGGGAGCTTCATATGCAGCAGGAGGGCGCTTCCCAGGACGGGGTCATCGCTGACTTCCGGCGCAGCAAAGGTGTCCTCCTCAGCACCGGGGTGTTCTGGGAGGGCGTAAATATCGAAGGCTCTGACCTGTCGCAGGTCATCATATTCCGCCTGCCCTTCCCTGTTCCGGCTGATCCGATCTATGAATATAAGGCCGAGTCAGCGGCCAATCCGCTGCAGGAGGTCTTTGTACCGGACATGCTCCTGCGCTTAAGGCAGGGAACCGGACGCCTGATCCGCAGTGAAAGCGACCTCGGTGTACTCAGCATTCTGGATTCCCGCCTGTCCGCTGCCGCCCGGAAAGATTACCGGAGCCGGGTGCTCGGAACGCTGCCGTTTAAAAAAGTTACAGAGGACTTCTCCGTACTGGAGAAATTTGTCCGGGCCAAGGGGATTAAGCGTACAGTCTGA
- a CDS encoding ABC transporter ATP-binding protein, with protein MLLDIRQVSKQYKKGQQALQDINLQLKPGIVGLLGPNGAGKTTLMRILATISQPSSGSVSWNGMDIRKQPDALRAVLGYVPQDFGVYPHLNPVEFLEYAAALKGLDVRAVRPRMLELLELLNLHDTLKRPVGSFSGGMRQRVGIAQALLNDPQLLILDEPTVGLDPEERVRFRSLLTDLSGDRIIIFSTHIVSDIEATADQIAILAKGQLLMRSAPAELLHTVQGKVWSVVIPDQALQEARKKWTISGTVRRADGLQLRVVADTPPLPDSSPVAPSLEDAYLYIRTARGDR; from the coding sequence ATGCTGCTCGATATCCGGCAAGTAAGCAAACAATACAAGAAAGGTCAACAGGCCCTGCAGGATATTAACCTGCAGCTGAAGCCGGGGATTGTCGGTCTGCTCGGGCCGAACGGAGCCGGTAAAACCACGCTGATGCGTATTCTCGCCACCATCTCACAGCCGTCAAGCGGAAGCGTGAGCTGGAACGGCATGGATATCCGTAAGCAGCCTGATGCGCTTCGGGCTGTCTTAGGTTATGTGCCCCAGGATTTCGGCGTATATCCGCATCTGAATCCGGTTGAGTTCCTGGAATACGCCGCTGCGCTCAAGGGCCTCGATGTAAGAGCCGTCCGGCCGCGGATGCTGGAGCTGCTGGAGCTGCTCAATTTACACGATACGTTGAAACGCCCGGTTGGCAGCTTCTCCGGGGGCATGCGCCAGCGGGTCGGCATCGCCCAGGCGCTGCTCAATGATCCGCAATTGCTTATTCTGGATGAACCGACCGTAGGGCTTGACCCGGAAGAGCGGGTGCGCTTCCGCAGCCTGCTGACCGACCTGTCCGGAGACAGAATCATCATCTTCTCCACACATATCGTCTCCGACATCGAAGCGACCGCGGACCAGATTGCGATTCTGGCGAAGGGGCAGTTGCTGATGAGGTCAGCCCCGGCAGAATTATTACATACAGTGCAAGGCAAGGTATGGTCCGTCGTCATTCCGGATCAGGCATTGCAGGAAGCCCGCAAGAAGTGGACGATCAGCGGAACGGTCCGCAGAGCGGACGGCCTCCAGCTGCGCGTGGTCGCAGATACTCCGCCGCTGCCTGATTCTTCACCGGTGGCTCCAAGCCTTGAGGATGCCTATCTGTATATCAGAACCGCCCGGGGGGATCGCTAA
- a CDS encoding extracellular solute-binding protein has product MAKKTAVVILTLCMIFVLAACSSNGNTAGSPAGEASGNNEAAGSLEVDPSDPSFSAFKEPVTIHTVTSEYASAKYPEGNDITNNVWIKRYKEKYNISVITDWVSDEYDTKLNLAISSNDLPDVFHVNASQLQQLIEADMIMDLTTVFDGYASSRLKGYMEADADSFESGKKDGKLYGIPQLHWGLIEQPDFIWIRNDWKEELGISDPQSVADLKETALKFMEKHGGYGIAVDQTLDYLNLLAIAWNAHPDMWIEGGDGKLAYGSVQPEMKAALTEWAEWFKLGIIDPEFAIKDFSAMNADIVAGKVGMQPYYQWWGYNPGVDTISNLGKDAIFYPYLIPATDGKEAKQSIFFANGSYTVIKKGFKHPEAAVKLLNDYAYIVDEGVGKESKESLSALLDNDLAHVVGAFRVLNPNSDYEQFEAVSAALQSGDTSGLTTAGMWQKYNNSVDFIQNTTPGATGDYLQQGAPKTAYSLSKKILDSGNYIKTALWGASPEALASYGTTLDDILTEGFTKIIMGTESVDYFDTVVQNWKTAGGDQATEAVNAAYGK; this is encoded by the coding sequence ATGGCCAAGAAAACCGCAGTTGTAATTCTGACTTTATGCATGATCTTTGTACTGGCAGCATGCAGCTCTAACGGTAATACAGCGGGCAGCCCGGCAGGTGAGGCGTCCGGCAACAATGAAGCAGCCGGTTCCCTTGAAGTAGATCCTTCTGATCCCTCCTTCAGCGCCTTCAAAGAGCCGGTAACCATTCATACGGTAACTTCTGAATACGCTTCCGCGAAATATCCCGAGGGGAATGACATCACTAACAATGTCTGGATCAAGCGGTACAAAGAAAAATACAATATCAGCGTCATCACAGACTGGGTCAGCGATGAATACGACACCAAGCTGAATCTGGCGATCTCCTCTAATGACCTCCCCGATGTGTTTCATGTGAACGCCTCGCAGCTGCAGCAGTTAATCGAAGCCGATATGATTATGGATCTGACAACCGTGTTTGACGGCTATGCCTCCAGCCGCTTGAAGGGTTATATGGAAGCCGATGCGGACAGCTTTGAATCCGGTAAAAAGGACGGGAAGCTGTATGGCATCCCTCAGCTGCACTGGGGACTCATCGAACAGCCGGACTTCATCTGGATCCGCAATGACTGGAAGGAGGAGCTGGGCATCAGTGATCCGCAGTCTGTAGCAGACCTCAAGGAAACCGCGCTTAAGTTTATGGAAAAGCATGGCGGCTACGGCATTGCCGTAGACCAGACCCTTGATTATCTCAACCTGCTGGCCATTGCCTGGAATGCGCATCCTGACATGTGGATTGAAGGCGGTGACGGAAAGCTGGCTTACGGCTCCGTTCAGCCGGAAATGAAGGCGGCTCTGACCGAATGGGCCGAATGGTTCAAGCTGGGGATCATTGACCCTGAATTTGCCATCAAGGATTTCAGTGCCATGAATGCGGATATCGTGGCCGGCAAGGTCGGCATGCAGCCTTACTACCAGTGGTGGGGTTACAATCCGGGGGTAGATACGATCTCGAACCTCGGGAAGGATGCCATCTTCTATCCATATCTGATCCCTGCAACCGACGGCAAAGAGGCCAAACAGTCCATCTTCTTCGCGAACGGCAGCTACACTGTGATCAAGAAAGGCTTCAAGCATCCGGAGGCTGCCGTCAAGCTGCTTAATGACTATGCTTACATTGTAGACGAAGGTGTCGGCAAAGAATCCAAGGAAAGCTTATCCGCCCTGCTGGATAATGACCTGGCGCATGTGGTTGGTGCCTTCCGGGTGCTTAACCCGAATTCTGACTATGAGCAGTTCGAGGCTGTATCTGCAGCTTTGCAATCCGGCGATACTAGCGGCCTGACCACTGCAGGAATGTGGCAAAAGTATAACAACAGCGTGGATTTTATCCAAAATACTACACCGGGCGCGACCGGTGATTACCTGCAGCAGGGGGCTCCAAAAACCGCCTACAGCCTGTCCAAGAAAATTCTCGACAGCGGCAACTATATCAAAACGGCCCTATGGGGAGCCAGTCCCGAGGCGCTCGCAAGCTACGGTACAACACTGGATGATATCTTGACCGAAGGCTTCACCAAAATCATTATGGGTACCGAAAGCGTTGACTATTTCGATACCGTAGTCCAGAACTGGAAGACAGCCGGCGGGGATCAGGCCACTGAAGCCGTTAATGCAGCCTACGGAAAATAA
- a CDS encoding ABC transporter permease subunit → MLKKLKQQSPYHLMLLPSLALVFIFSYIPFYGLVIAFQKYNPGLGFSSPWVGWDNFQHVFNQPNFTRTIWNTLYMSAFKIIGGIIVPVIFALLLNEVAKSSIKRTFQTLVYIPNFLSWVIMAGILLDILSADGIINSFLSIFGVKPVPFLGNPSIFPWTMIVSDIWKGFGFGTVVYLAALTSIDPGLYEAAVIDGAKRWKQTLYITLPLLMPTIVLMSVLALGNVLNAGFDQIFNLYSPVVYQTGDIIDTYVYRLGIQQAQYSVSAAVGLFKSIISCILVGVSYILAYKVANYRIF, encoded by the coding sequence ATGCTCAAAAAATTAAAACAGCAGAGTCCCTATCATTTAATGCTGCTTCCAAGTCTTGCCCTGGTATTCATCTTCAGCTATATCCCGTTCTACGGGCTGGTGATCGCCTTCCAGAAATACAATCCAGGCCTTGGATTCAGCTCTCCATGGGTCGGCTGGGATAATTTCCAGCATGTCTTTAACCAGCCTAATTTCACCCGGACCATCTGGAATACGCTGTACATGTCCGCCTTTAAGATCATCGGCGGCATTATCGTCCCGGTTATCTTTGCCCTGCTGCTGAACGAAGTGGCCAAAAGCAGTATCAAACGTACTTTCCAGACGCTTGTGTACATTCCGAACTTCCTGTCATGGGTCATTATGGCCGGCATCCTGCTGGATATCCTTAGCGCAGACGGCATTATTAACAGCTTCTTAAGCATTTTTGGAGTGAAACCCGTCCCTTTTCTCGGCAATCCGTCTATTTTCCCCTGGACGATGATTGTGAGCGATATCTGGAAGGGCTTCGGCTTCGGCACTGTCGTCTACCTGGCTGCCTTAACCAGCATTGATCCCGGGTTATATGAAGCGGCTGTAATTGACGGGGCCAAACGGTGGAAGCAGACGCTGTACATCACCTTGCCGCTACTGATGCCTACAATCGTATTGATGTCGGTTCTGGCGCTTGGCAACGTGCTGAATGCCGGCTTCGATCAAATCTTCAATCTGTATTCACCCGTGGTCTATCAGACCGGAGATATTATCGATACCTATGTATACCGGCTGGGGATACAGCAGGCCCAGTATTCGGTCAGCGCAGCCGTAGGCCTGTTCAAATCCATAATCTCCTGCATTCTTGTAGGCGTATCTTATATCCTTGCCTATAAAGTCGCCAATTACCGTATCTTCTAA
- a CDS encoding carbohydrate ABC transporter permease, translating into MIQDKSLGRRLFHILNYTLLIITSLLCILPFINLLAVSFSSSAAVSAGNVAFWPVEFTTKAYEFALTGGDFFTSLWISVKRVVLGTVINLALIVLTAYPLSKSAQKLTGRNLYMTFFIITILFNGGLIPTYLIVVQMGLINSIWALILPGALPVFSMIILMNFIRGLPEEIEESAIIDGAGPMQILTRILLPLLKPALATVGLFSIVGHWNSWFDGIIYMNNPKNYPLQSYLQTLLQSFEQIMLKSGTDYTQLLSMMNARTGRAAQMFLGAIPILLVYPFLQKYFTKGLVLGSVKG; encoded by the coding sequence ATGATTCAAGACAAAAGCCTGGGCAGACGCCTATTCCATATTCTGAACTACACCTTGCTTATCATAACCTCTCTGCTCTGCATTCTGCCCTTCATTAACCTGCTGGCCGTATCCTTCAGCAGCAGTGCTGCTGTATCCGCTGGTAATGTGGCATTCTGGCCGGTAGAATTCACCACCAAAGCCTATGAATTCGCCTTGACCGGAGGGGATTTCTTCACCTCCCTGTGGATCTCCGTCAAACGGGTAGTGCTCGGAACGGTCATCAATCTCGCTCTCATCGTGCTCACCGCTTATCCGCTCTCCAAATCTGCACAGAAGCTGACGGGCCGTAATCTCTATATGACTTTCTTCATTATAACCATCCTGTTTAACGGCGGATTAATTCCGACCTACCTTATTGTTGTGCAAATGGGGCTGATCAACTCCATCTGGGCGCTTATCCTGCCTGGTGCCCTCCCGGTGTTCAGCATGATTATTCTGATGAATTTCATCCGCGGCCTGCCGGAGGAGATCGAAGAATCCGCGATTATCGACGGTGCCGGACCCATGCAGATTCTGACCCGCATCCTGCTTCCGTTATTGAAGCCGGCGCTCGCCACCGTCGGCCTGTTCAGTATCGTCGGCCACTGGAATTCATGGTTTGACGGCATTATCTACATGAACAATCCTAAGAACTATCCGCTGCAAAGCTATCTGCAGACCTTACTGCAGAGCTTTGAGCAAATTATGCTGAAGTCAGGCACAGACTACACCCAGCTCCTGTCGATGATGAATGCCCGCACCGGACGGGCGGCCCAGATGTTTCTTGGGGCCATCCCGATCCTGCTGGTGTACCCCTTCCTGCAGAAGTATTTCACCAAGGGACTGGTGCTCGGAAGTGTCAAAGGGTAA
- a CDS encoding sensor histidine kinase: MRGRHPVRIKTKIMVICLTVIILPVFVMTINSYRSSEKLLEHNYRNLLKDLAKQTNIRIDEFLKEIEKISLLASNGLSSTLSATLEGSYPIQDYLRTGGKANEDAAYNILMNYIMMKDRVFSIYLYNLNGGSDLFVSPNQPINEDYKVANELWFKKFMHTKDRTITLTTRIDEQLQNKVLAVSHARKIYDGTTGRQLGVIVVSIDIKFIEIVNSNLQEALRSRFMIVDANDKIVYNPDDRLIGTLFRDNVRPDETRNIVVTNPLSQQQWTTYLYMPMDELTDEGEILGRNLFTLAIVMSLFAIIISVFLSNVITRPIKKLMNNIRLVEKGQFERVEDIGSRDEFGHLSSRFIKMSYELKQLIERVQQEESEKAAAEIRALHSQINPHFLYNTLGSVKWMASMQKAEKIADMTEALISMLRYATRLDGTLVSIREELDNVMNYITIQNVRYYNCIQAVYEIEEGLLDYRIPKMIMQPVIENAIFHGFAELEEDGVITVTIQSAGSDLVIGIRDNGSGMDQETLQELAESWTGQDGGAKGIGLYNVQRRIQLHFGQAYGIKAESCFGEGTVFYIVLPGIPGS; encoded by the coding sequence ATGCGGGGACGGCATCCGGTTCGGATCAAGACCAAAATCATGGTTATCTGCTTAACGGTAATCATTCTGCCTGTGTTTGTCATGACGATTAATTCGTACCGGTCTTCTGAAAAATTATTGGAGCATAACTACAGGAACCTGCTGAAGGATCTGGCCAAGCAAACGAATATCAGAATCGATGAATTCCTGAAGGAAATTGAGAAAATCTCGCTCCTGGCCAGCAACGGGCTGAGCAGCACCTTATCTGCGACACTGGAGGGCAGCTATCCGATCCAGGATTATCTCCGGACGGGCGGCAAGGCCAATGAAGATGCGGCCTATAACATTCTGATGAATTACATCATGATGAAAGACCGTGTATTCTCCATTTACCTGTATAACCTGAACGGCGGCTCCGACCTCTTTGTCAGCCCCAACCAGCCGATTAATGAGGATTACAAGGTTGCTAATGAGCTGTGGTTCAAGAAATTCATGCATACCAAAGACAGGACAATTACCTTAACGACCCGGATAGACGAGCAGCTGCAGAATAAAGTGCTGGCTGTCTCCCATGCGCGGAAAATATATGACGGGACTACCGGCCGGCAGCTGGGGGTGATAGTGGTCAGCATCGATATCAAATTTATCGAGATTGTGAACAGTAACCTGCAGGAGGCGCTGCGCTCCCGGTTCATGATTGTTGATGCGAACGACAAAATTGTGTATAACCCCGATGACCGCCTGATCGGCACCCTGTTCCGGGATAATGTCCGACCTGACGAGACCAGGAATATTGTGGTGACTAATCCGCTCAGCCAGCAGCAATGGACCACCTATCTCTATATGCCGATGGATGAATTAACGGATGAGGGCGAAATACTGGGGCGGAACCTGTTCACCCTGGCGATTGTAATGTCGCTGTTTGCAATCATTATCTCGGTCTTTCTGTCGAATGTGATTACCCGGCCGATCAAGAAGCTGATGAATAATATCCGGCTGGTGGAAAAGGGGCAGTTCGAGCGGGTGGAGGATATCGGCTCCCGAGACGAGTTCGGGCATCTGTCCAGCCGCTTCATTAAAATGTCCTATGAACTAAAGCAGCTGATTGAGCGGGTCCAGCAGGAGGAAAGCGAGAAAGCCGCCGCAGAGATCAGGGCGCTGCATTCACAGATCAACCCCCATTTTCTGTACAACACATTAGGCTCGGTGAAGTGGATGGCCTCCATGCAGAAGGCTGAAAAAATCGCCGACATGACCGAGGCCTTAATCTCTATGCTCCGGTATGCTACGCGGCTGGACGGGACGCTGGTCTCCATCCGTGAGGAGCTGGATAATGTCATGAATTACATCACGATTCAGAATGTCAGATATTATAATTGCATTCAGGCGGTCTATGAGATTGAAGAAGGGCTTCTGGATTACCGGATTCCCAAGATGATTATGCAGCCTGTTATCGAGAATGCGATTTTTCACGGGTTTGCGGAGCTTGAAGAAGACGGGGTAATTACGGTAACCATCCAGTCCGCGGGCAGTGATCTTGTGATCGGAATCCGCGACAATGGCAGCGGGATGGATCAGGAGACCCTGCAGGAACTGGCGGAGAGCTGGACCGGGCAGGATGGCGGCGCGAAGGGCATCGGGCTGTACAATGTCCAGCGGCGGATCCAGCTCCATTTTGGCCAGGCCTATGGAATTAAGGCGGAGAGCTGTTTTGGGGAAGGCACGGTTTTTTATATTGTGCTGCCGGGGATTCCCGGCAGCTAA
- a CDS encoding helix-turn-helix domain-containing protein — translation MYKLMIVDDELLMRVGIRSMIDWEEHGFQVAGEAGNGKEALEMALAVLPDLIITDIKMPVMDGLQLIRELSISLKACKCVILSNFDEFIYVKEALKLGAADYLIKSEITPAVLSDLLAVVREKLQAEQETQENNRNLPYNFSRGLGHLKEDFFKDLISGFISEQSARTRAGELGIKVRPSELAVLILKVNHFDRVKKKYVEKDEKLLRFSVLNIVEEVIPARWEREVITGNSSEYLVFVNTLPGSSTVYSDIGKLCSKIIVSIKDFMNLELTAGVSTAVPGLGSVKAAYEEAERALAYRFFDSTSNVLFYADVKGLPPREPVAAFISSDEEHDFTAVWESRDEPKAAALLNGIRDRLDASQADESSIRETYILLMEKMHTHFQLAAKWLRSSLAEKSPYEAILRGENWGDIHQSVLDYMGYCFEADSSMMRERTYTEMAVDIINQYYAEDISLQSVAGQINVNPSYLSRIFKQERGENFISYLTRVRIERAKVYLKGGKLKVYEIADKVGYHNHTYFSKIFKKIAGVSPEDYRE, via the coding sequence ATGTACAAATTAATGATTGTAGATGATGAATTATTAATGCGTGTCGGCATACGTTCCATGATTGACTGGGAGGAGCACGGGTTCCAGGTGGCGGGGGAGGCCGGCAACGGCAAGGAAGCGCTGGAGATGGCACTGGCTGTCCTGCCGGACCTGATTATAACCGATATCAAAATGCCTGTAATGGACGGGCTGCAGCTCATCCGGGAGCTCTCCATCTCCCTGAAAGCCTGTAAGTGTGTGATCTTAAGCAATTTCGATGAATTCATTTATGTAAAGGAAGCGCTGAAGCTCGGGGCGGCAGATTATTTGATCAAGAGTGAGATTACACCCGCTGTGTTATCCGACCTGCTGGCAGTGGTCCGGGAGAAGCTGCAGGCAGAGCAGGAGACCCAGGAGAATAACCGTAATCTGCCCTATAACTTCAGCCGGGGGCTTGGACATTTGAAGGAGGATTTCTTCAAGGACCTGATCAGCGGGTTCATCAGCGAGCAGTCGGCCAGGACAAGGGCAGGGGAGCTGGGAATTAAGGTTAGGCCCAGTGAACTGGCGGTGCTCATTCTGAAAGTGAATCATTTTGACAGGGTGAAGAAGAAATATGTGGAGAAGGATGAGAAGCTGCTCCGGTTCTCGGTTCTGAATATTGTCGAGGAGGTTATTCCTGCCAGGTGGGAACGGGAGGTCATCACCGGCAATTCGTCGGAATATCTGGTCTTTGTAAATACCCTGCCCGGCAGCAGTACTGTATACAGTGATATTGGGAAGCTGTGCAGCAAGATTATTGTCTCCATCAAAGATTTCATGAACCTCGAGCTTACTGCCGGGGTGAGTACGGCTGTTCCGGGGCTGGGGTCAGTCAAGGCGGCATACGAAGAGGCGGAACGGGCACTCGCTTACCGTTTCTTTGACAGCACAAGCAATGTATTGTTCTATGCGGATGTGAAGGGACTCCCGCCCCGTGAACCGGTGGCTGCCTTCATCAGCTCTGACGAAGAGCATGACTTTACAGCAGTCTGGGAGAGCAGGGATGAACCGAAGGCTGCGGCGCTGCTGAACGGAATCCGTGACAGGCTCGATGCTTCGCAGGCTGATGAGAGCAGCATCCGGGAGACCTATATTTTGCTGATGGAAAAGATGCATACCCATTTTCAATTGGCGGCTAAATGGCTGCGTTCTTCCCTGGCAGAGAAGTCTCCTTATGAAGCTATCCTGCGCGGAGAGAACTGGGGGGATATTCACCAGAGTGTGCTTGATTACATGGGGTATTGCTTTGAGGCGGATTCCAGCATGATGCGGGAACGCACGTATACAGAAATGGCCGTAGACATCATTAACCAGTATTACGCCGAGGACATTTCACTCCAGAGCGTCGCAGGCCAAATCAACGTCAACCCGTCGTACTTGAGCCGTATTTTTAAGCAGGAGCGCGGGGAGAATTTCATCTCCTATCTAACCCGGGTGCGGATCGAGCGGGCTAAAGTCTACCTCAAGGGCGGCAAGCTGAAGGTTTATGAAATCGCTGACAAAGTGGGATATCACAACCATACCTATTTCAGCAAAATTTTCAAAAAGATCGCAGGAGTCTCCCCTGAGGACTACCGGGAATAA